A region from the Arachis ipaensis cultivar K30076 chromosome B01, Araip1.1, whole genome shotgun sequence genome encodes:
- the LOC107609060 gene encoding uncharacterized protein LOC107609060, which yields MNDTLQTFMQEQRDFRKKQEAYMATIAEALTRLTLSPPTTQNAQQASTSISLPSQPQPNPTGSINAITLRSGTKLDEIGVVPTSSSEETHKEEVGEDMGVMKDEEEDVEKDEEEPLKAKEPKRKNSIEEPMPIPFPILAKKAKKQEQLDPNLVKIFKNVEVTVPLFQAIQQVPKYAKFLKDICTNKEKIGELNKRSVDDSIFFLIPEKYNDPGPCLVTCLIGGIKFIDCMSDLGVCVSIMPLPIYERLNLSPLKRSGARFVLADKSIVSVVGITENVLVDIQGLLFLVDFHILETPPIDSDKPSSILLGRPFLKTSRFKLDAHSRVYSFEANGKVARFTLEKSRKPTLEAYSIFGCDIVEDEVIEVDKEQEEEKDAKKYDSRDHTQPKNAKELEIFLLGEAQSDQ from the coding sequence ATGAATGACACACTCCAAACTTTTATGCAAGAGCAACGGGACTTTCGCAAGAAACAAGAAGCATATATGGCTACAATTGCTGAAGCACTCACCCGTTTGACTCTTTCTCCTCCGACTACACAAAATGCCCAACAAGCCTCAACTTCTATTAGTTTGCCCTCACAACCCCAACCAAATCCTACGGGGAGCATCAATGCTATCACCCTTAGGAGTGGCACCAAGTTGGATGAAATTGGTGTTGTGCCTACGAGTTCGAGTGAGGAAACCCACAAGGAAGAGGTGGGAGAGGATATGGGAGTGatgaaggatgaagaggaagatgTTGAGAAGGATGAGGAGGAACCACTCAAGGCCAAGGAGCCAAAGAGGAAAAATTCAATTGAAGAGCCTATGCCCATTCCATTCCCAATATTGGCCAAGAAGGCCAAGAAGCAAGAACAACTTGACCCCAACCTggtgaaaatttttaagaatgttgAAGTCACCGTCCCTCTATTTCAAGCCATTCAACAAGTGCCCAAGTATGCCAAGTTCCTTAAAGATATTTGTACCAACAAGGAGAAAATTGGCGAACTCAACAAAAGATCGGTAGATGATTCTATCTTCTTTCTAATTCCTGAAAAATACAATGATCCCGGCCCATGTCTGGTTACTTGCTTAATTGGTGGGATTAAGTTCATAGACTGTATGAGCGATTTGGGGGTGTGCGTAAGCATTATGCCACTCCCCATTTATGAGAGATTGAACTTGTCACCCTTAAAGAGGTCCGGGGCGAGATTCGTGTTGGCCGATAAGAGCATTGTATCAGTTGTGGGGATTACAGAAAATGTTTTGGTTGACATCCAAGGTTTACTCTTCCTGGTAGATTTCCACATTTTGGAGACTCCTCCCAttgactcagacaagccatcatccatTCTACTTGGAAGGCCGTTTCTAAAGACATCTCGTTTCAAGCTGGATGCACATTCAAGAGTCTATTCTTTTGAGGCCAATGGCAAGGTAGCAAGATTCACATTGGAAAAATCCAGAAAACCCACCCTCGAAGCCTATTCTATCTTTGGGTGTGATATAGTTGAAGATGAAGTGATTGAGGTTGACaaagagcaagaagaagagaaggatgcCAAGAAGTACGATTCAAGAGATCACACTCAACCTAAGaatgccaaggagttggagattttCCTCCTTGGAGAAGCTCAAAGTGACCAATGA